taccaaatacgattcaaaacaaaattatgaagaaagatttttttttaaatgtttgccgCGTAGTATGAAAGGATTACAacttttaacgaattttttgtCAACTtgtaaaatggtatttttattattaattaaaaattactctacaaattttgttcaatgttATAGCTACAACAAGAAATGTAAgactaaaaaattagttttttataaaaaatattcatatctccatgaatatttaagctaagTTAACGAAATTTTGTGCAGTTATTATTCATGGATAATCAACGTATAATTGATACAAGAGatatattttttggcatttcagaaacattttttttcgttcgtaatttaatgctttaaactTTAATGGTATGTATGAGAAATCGCGTGACCTAAAcacttctaaaattttaaaatattacttgagAAATGTGAGTAagtatagaagtgttttcattattttgttcaacccctctatacatataaaaattaaatatatttcttaaactctatttaatataaatttgtaatagtttTGAACGTTTAAAACAGGAATAGataaagtttttatgaattttaaagtcgaaatctattgaaaattgctgtttaactgttatttttgttttttacctgctattatttattgcaattttctgAAGTGGACGCCATACTGAAACTTTTCATCACAACTTTTCATACACTTGTGGTGTTGGTTGCTTTTAATGTTCAGGAGACTGTTTAAAAGAGagattacattattttattattcattaatatagaaaatattaaagccAAATGCTGGTTGGAGACGGTCAATAGAAATAGTCTGTTCTTTGTCACGTATGGGGAAGAGAAATGTTATTCGCTTTTCCGGAAGCCTTTGAATGGTCCGTCATAAAGGaggttgtaaatattttctgagtCCCTACTGTCGAATACATTATTTTCCGGATATTTTGAGCTGAAGTCGTGATTGAATTGATTCGTAAAAATGAGCTCGGATTGACCctgtaaatttcaaattatttatggaGGGGTATGAAAATGTGTGACGGAAAGTTTCTCCATTGGTATAGCGTCCTCTTAACTACTAAGCAAACTTatcactaaaaaattataacactttTACCAATAAGTGGTGACATGGCAAAGCTCATGGGGGCGTACATAAGGAATCTTGATGCCATTGCCATAGCTCTCTGCTCTTTTGGAATGAATTCGGTCACTATGCCTGGAAGTCCAGTTGTATTTCCACCGCATGCAAATCCGAACAAGCAGATGGCAAAAATAGCTGTAGAGAAACCTGACACAAATATCAGAAGCAGGCAAGAAAGTCCCATTACAGCAAAACAAGAGGCACTGAAATTAGAAACTGACAAATACTTCTTATCTATTATGGTACCTAAAAATGTTCGACCTATGGTGTCGAATAACAGAAGACCCATTACAAAATGTACCTCTAAGTGTTCTTCAACTTCCTTGTCCCTAGCGAAATCCACCATGATTGTCCACGATATATACATTAGAAATGCGTGCGAGCTTTGAATGAATGTTACAAGTAAATACACGGGGTTCCAGAATATGTTGAACGAACTACAAAATGGCTTACTTTCTGGGTCTTTATTGCTCGATAACCGTTGATTTCCCAAATCCGAGTGCTTTGCTTTCTTTTCATGGTTTTGATCCTTTGGTGCATTTTCTGGCAGAATATTTGAGACTGAGCATTTAAAGGTTTTCATGTCGTTTTTTTGACTGAAACCATcggatttaatattttcttctaatttcatGAACAGATTATTCGATTTAACAACAGTGTTTGGTTCCTcagaatttaatgtttctttgttttcaatatttttatgtcctATTATGTTATTCAAGTAAAAGTTACTTTCAGTTACTTTAgaataatgaatgtttttaaaacatatttcgcCGCCGTTTAGGACTTCTTTCGAATAATTTTCGCCATTCGTAGCTTGATTGCTCAATGAAACACTAATATGGTGTAAGTCACTTGAAGAAATTGAGTTTTTGCGTTTTCTGATTACTTCGATTTCAGGTCTAGGTTTGGTCAAGAGCATTGCAGCAGGCACGCTATGCAAGATTATACCAGCCATAATCAAAAATGTTCCTGATACTCCGTAGTGAACTAAAATCATATCCAAAAGGGGTGGAGTTGCAAAATTGGCTAATCCACTTAGTCCAAAAACAATTCCATGGCCTTTTCCTCTATGCTTGTCAAAATGTCGATTTATGATTTCAGGAACCAAAGCTGTAGACCATCCAAAAGCTATACCTTAAAACCATGAAAAATgggcttagttttttttactttgcactaagacaaaataatttgatttctaaaatgTTGTGTAACATGCTTGTGGTagggtttctttaaaaaaaaaatatttttgcatgtaaGGCTAGTTTATCCCATTGCTAAAGTAAATATGtttagtatataaattatttttataattaagcatTCGGCTCCTCCCCCCCCTCCTATGCGAcctataataaactaaaatcaaCTTCATGGGAGAGAAATATGTATAGAATGTTTGACTTGTTACTTTGAccagcttttatttatttacacacCCCGTTGGTTGGTTTAACGAGGCCTACATAACTTCAGATTGATGGGTACCAGGCTGCCTAGTGCGTAACATCCATAACTCCCTTGGCCGACGACAGGCTGTTGAAAGAGTgctttatttatctatttatttaatcagtatttattttttttatacggACGTGACTttacatacataaattattttatttcagctgtactaaaattaaacaattgtcGCTTTTgctatttctttgaaatagtgcattttaattcatttttcacgtttttattaaactagttttataatttgttacaaATCAAATTATGGCGTCAataacaaattcattaaaagtatttgtatGTTAACCATGGAAAGGtcatagtaaaaagaaaaacttttcataagTGTTTTTAagtccaaatatttttttaattatcttaaatgatTTATGAATTGGTGAACTTTGATCACTCTTTTCCAAAAAACTATAGTTTGGGAACTTATGGCTTACATAGAATcgtaagcaaatatttattacagaaatacaaaaataaagatttaactagaaatttaagttgaataatTTAACGATAAATTACTAAGACTAATGTTCATATTTTACCTAATAAGTCGAGGGGATTCGATTTTTATAGTGAGCTAATTTGATAATCCGTTTGGTTTTGATGAATGTTTTCTCTTCTCATTAAATAAGCATTTCTACAAGTCTTAATGTACTATTCTGACTTGAATTATATTGGGCGGTGATTAGAgaaaaccactttttttaatgaattcaacaGAAGCTATTATCGGTAAAAAATGAGCTTAATAATTTcctataaattatttgaaagaaatatatatctataaaagATGGCAGAAATCAAGATTACCGTATATTATTCCCAAGCACACATCAATTGCTATGATCCCATCTGCAAAAAAACATCCACCAACTCCTATAGTTAGTAATACACAACCACACAGAGTCACAGCTTGTAGACCAAATTTTTCACCAAGAAATCCTGCAAAAGGACCTGTTAAAAGAGAACAacatcgaaataatttttttattttttcagaatttttaatgaaaatgatgaTGGTGTTTTTACACTGGGGTGCGTCGCAGGTTCTCATAAATATTTCCGGTGTATTTTGAGGCCCTTTGGCTTAACGTGTTCACTGTGTTGAGTATGTTTTCTGTTCAAAatgataatttgcaaaataaacttAGTCTCGCTACTCGAGCTAAATGCTAACGCATGCACGGTGCActgcttgcaacaagaacaactGAAAAGAAGCCTAAtgaagactgccaaaaaagcgtgttttttttctaaatatagcaACCATatcgcttttttaaaaatgtatccattaataattaaaacaaattttcacttcgaACGCACTTGAATTACTTAACAACATGAATATCTTATGACATGTAACTGATTTAAGCTCAGAAattatatgaaaacaaaattatctgctTGGAAATTAACTGTAGCAAGCAGCTGTAAACTTTCTTACCGGAAGTCGTGAAGGTAAATAAAGGTTTGCTTTCAtttgtatagtttgtctaaaataagaactccccaAGACATTCGTTTGAACCTGTGGctgtgactatggtaacgaggtatgactatttcaagcGGGGGTGCGGGCTCACTGTTTTGGAGTAGTTTCGAGTCGGGTTGTCGAGAGAAAGAGAATCTCTTTCTTCGttctattgtgttagtcctagagtgaagctaccctacctaaaatgcgccattcttgtttccatagcaacagaCGGCCTCACACTTTGTGGCAAGAGGAGTTCATAGCTTGGAACACCATCCGTGGAATCTGTATGCGAATAAggataaatgtgtaaaaataattaccagATAAACTTCTTGCGCAATAAGCCATGGCGAAAGGAAAAGAAGTTGCTTTTCTGTTTGTGTTGTAGCGGTCTAACATTTCAACGAAGAGTTGGGAGCCTAATCTCATGGGCCAGCATGCTAACAAGAGAACCATACTCGCTGCTAAGGCTACCACCCAACTCTCTAAACTGTCCACTCCtcttcttttcatttcattctttaGTTTTGTGAACTGAAAttgactataaatattttaattctgctgtttatattacattgaaaaaaaaaatatataaggatgggagtaaatataaatatagtaactataatagtaatataaataaatattaaagaggaCTCCCTTTAAGAGGATGCTATATCCCAAGAGAAGCTatataagtaatatatatatacaaaatatatgttatggtatagtaatatatactatatattagtaaatttaaatttaaagtgaagaaaaaaatcagttacaataaacaaaaagtatgCTGATTTTTTCCCCTCCTAAATATCAAATTGCAAACAAGTTATGGCAGGATTAGCTGATAGGgggcagaattaaaaaaataacattattttttccccccatttgatattttgaatggggaaaaaaatctgtgttttaataattcggtgtttaaaatattctgtgttttttttcataattgattCTTTGTTAATCCGTGCcagagttttcaaaataatttttttttaaataaagaaaagaaagaaatcgaatttattttacttaaagtagattttttatatttgaatcagatttttttgaattttaccaGCTAAATCATgcgataaaatttactaataatgcataatattgtttaaaaacaataatctaaataaaatagttatttgttaATAGTTATTCaaactgtaataattatttattataaactaatcaatgaacaaataaaaataaaagcatgattttttttccaacctaGACATCGTAAAATTTGAAAGACGGGATTCAATTTGTCCAATCCAATCAAAAGTAAATTAGTTTAGATCAgaatacattaaagaaaaataacatactGCAAGTTTCCCTGGGCAGAACGAGTCTTTGCTTCATTATTGATATTATCTAACTACctatttaataagtattaaaagcactttaatttaaatgaatatattagcAGAATGCATGTTTATTACCTGCAAATTATTTCACGCATAGCGGAtagaaaattatagttaataagTTTCCCGCCACTCTTTTTCTCACTTagacttctcttttttttatgtttattttaattttaaaatgtaataatttactAACATCCCCCCTTTCATTCTTTCTTCTTCGATTTGAATAAAaaccttattaataaaatcaaacttaaaaaaaataataaaaacgcttagaatatttttatgaacatagtataagaatattttagacTTATATAATgattcattgtaaaaatatcatttggcttaaatcaataaattctttttaaaaaaatcacaattgctttaaatcaatgatttaaaaaaaaaatctagtgaTTTAAATCGTAAAATTAACTATGCCAACCCTTATCTGgactgtttattttttccttccatattttatatgatattacTAACGTAAATAGAAAGAGAATTTACCATGCAGAGATTCTCCCGCGGTATAGGATCCTAGAGGTGATAAAATCATATAAAGTATATCTTgctttttctaaacaaattgaTATAGTTGATTCTTTTTGAAGTCTTCACTCATGTAGTACACCTGCTTTAATTGTGTcgacaaaaatattacaaaaataatactcCGGAGCTCCGTTTCCTTTTCATTAAACCATCTAATTGATTTTGAAAGCATTTCATCACTTTGAATGATTTTCATTACAGACATTTCTCACGGTTCTATTTCAtgtcttcataaaaatatttatatgatattcATTCACATACGATATGAATGATTGATGGCGcgtatattaattatttttattaaagagacGTGATTTCTAAGATCTGAAAATAACTACGAATTTCGGAAAAAAGAAATCCttctattgaaaataatgttaaaaattaagagcTGAGCATGTTCTCAGCGACCCATACTttgggaaaaattatattaattaactatCTGCGGCGGCTAGTTGACTTCTATTACTTTGGCGACATTACTATAAATTCGTGCCACTATtgggtaataaataaatttatagaaatgcgGCTTACAATTTATGCGTATTAGTTTTAAAGACTATTTTAATATACGTTTCTTATTATAACAGTAGGATTAAaatacacagtccagtcacattaatgtgaccacctgTCAAAATCCAGAATAACCACCTTTGGCAGAGCGAACCGCTACGAGACGTGCAGGAAGAGAGTCAGTTAGGTTTCTGAAAGTGTTCACTGGGATGTAGAGCCATGCCGACTCCAGTGCCGTGGACAGCTGCGCTGGATTACGCGGTTGAGGATCCATGGCGCGAACAACCCGATCGAGGTGGTTCCACAGATTCTCGATTGGGTTTAAATCCGGTGAGTTTGCTGGCCAGGGGAGTACGGTAAATTCATCCTGGTGTTCTTCGAACCACGCACATGCACTGCGAGCTGTATGACACCTCGCATTGTCCTGGTGGTAGATGCCATCATTCTGAGGAAAAATCATTTGCATGTAGGGGTGGACATGGTCCGCAAGGACAGATACGTACTTGTACTGATCCATCGTGCCTTCCACAATGATGAGTGCACCCAGtgaatgccaggaaaacatTCCCCAAACCATAACGCTCCCTCTTCCAGCCTGCAGCCTTCCGGCAATTGTTGCAGGGTGTTTGCTTTCAGACGTTTCACGCCGTATACGCCAACGTCCATCTGTCCCATGGAGCTAAAATGTGATTAATCGGAAAAAGCCACCTGTTATCACTCTGTGGACGTCCAGTTGCGGTACTGGCGTGCAAATTCCAGCCTTCGTCACCGATGAACAGCAGTCAGCATGGGTGCATTAACCAGGCGTCTGCTGCGGAGGCCCATGCGCAGCAACGTTTGCTGAACAGTTGTTGAGGATACACTCTTGGTAGCCCCTTGGTTCATTTGGGCGGTCAGTTGCTCAACAGTTGCACGTCTATTCGTCTGAACGCATCTCCGTAGCCTTCGTTCGCCTCTTCCATCTTTGGCCCGTGGTGCACCACATGTGCCACGCCGCTTGTTTTGTATAGTGCCATTTTGCCATGCACGGAATACTTTTACCACGGCGGCACGCGAGCAGTTCACAAAATCAGTCATTTCCGAAATGCTTCCACCCTTGGTCCGAAAGCCAATAATCATGCCCTTTTGGATGTCGGATAAATCGCTACGTTTCTGCATTGCGCCAACGACTGAAATGCTTTTCGATGCCCTTGGACATCCAATATATACACTACACTGTAATGGGCTGCCACATGCACTTTGTGATTGATTATTTCACGTTGACGTCGAAAGTAGgtggtggtcacattaatgtgactggactgtgtataaccttcattatattcttttttgaaatcttcTCCGTATGAAGGTTCTTTTCAAATGATgtcaaactttttgaaatcaaatcttCACTCGCCAATATAACACTTCATTTGAAAGCGCTTCGTGAGTGAATATAATAAGTGATAATCTCAGCtgagttatttctttttaatttttcttcgcAATTTAAATTACGCCACAGCTCATAAAGACGTTTTATGTGCTGTATAGTGCGAAATAATTGAATCAGATTTTAAAGAGAATG
This window of the Parasteatoda tepidariorum isolate YZ-2023 chromosome 4, CAS_Ptep_4.0, whole genome shotgun sequence genome carries:
- the LOC107441209 gene encoding monocarboxylate transporter 12 isoform X2; the encoded protein is MKRRGVDSLESWVVALAASMVLLLACWPMRLGSQLFVEMLDRYNTNRKATSFPFAMAYCARSLSGPFAGFLGEKFGLQAVTLCGCVLLTIGVGGCFFADGIIAIDVCLGIIYGIAFGWSTALVPEIINRHFDKHRGKGHGIVFGLSGLANFATPPLLDMILVHYGVSGTFLIMAGIILHSVPAAMLLTKPRPEIEVIRKRKNSISSSDLHHISVSLSNQATNGENYSKEVLNGGEICFKNIHYSKVTESNFYLNNIIGHKNIENKETLNSEEPNTVVKSNNLFMKLEENIKSDGFSQKNDMKTFKCSVSNILPENAPKDQNHEKKAKHSDLGNQRLSSNKDPESKPFCSSFNIFWNPVYLLVTFIQSSHAFLMYISWTIMVDFARDKEVEEHLEVHFVMGLLLFDTIGRTFLGTIIDKKYLSVSNFSASCFAVMGLSCLLLIFVSGFSTAIFAICLFGFACGGNTTGLPGIVTEFIPKEQRAMAMASRFLMYAPMSFAMSPLIGYFRGKLGSYDGLLYVMIAVSITCSFLLVFFPRLVNCIRGTVK
- the LOC107441209 gene encoding monocarboxylate transporter 12 isoform X3 encodes the protein MFGWKRRIICPFAGFLGEKFGLQAVTLCGCVLLTIGVGGCFFADGIIAIDVCLGIIYGIAFGWSTALVPEIINRHFDKHRGKGHGIVFGLSGLANFATPPLLDMILVHYGVSGTFLIMAGIILHSVPAAMLLTKPRPEIEVIRKRKNSISSSDLHHISVSLSNQATNGENYSKEVLNGGEICFKNIHYSKVTESNFYLNNIIGHKNIENKETLNSEEPNTVVKSNNLFMKLEENIKSDGFSQKNDMKTFKCSVSNILPENAPKDQNHEKKAKHSDLGNQRLSSNKDPESKPFCSSFNIFWNPVYLLVTFIQSSHAFLMYISWTIMVDFARDKEVEEHLEVHFVMGLLLFDTIGRTFLGTIIDKKYLSVSNFSASCFAVMGLSCLLLIFVSGFSTAIFAICLFGFACGGNTTGLPGIVTEFIPKEQRAMAMASRFLMYAPMSFAMSPLIGYFRGKLGSYDGLLYVMIAVSITCSFLLVFFPRLVNCIRGTVK
- the LOC107441209 gene encoding monocarboxylate transporter 12 isoform X1, whose amino-acid sequence is METKDYLQFQFTKLKNEMKRRGVDSLESWVVALAASMVLLLACWPMRLGSQLFVEMLDRYNTNRKATSFPFAMAYCARSLSGPFAGFLGEKFGLQAVTLCGCVLLTIGVGGCFFADGIIAIDVCLGIIYGIAFGWSTALVPEIINRHFDKHRGKGHGIVFGLSGLANFATPPLLDMILVHYGVSGTFLIMAGIILHSVPAAMLLTKPRPEIEVIRKRKNSISSSDLHHISVSLSNQATNGENYSKEVLNGGEICFKNIHYSKVTESNFYLNNIIGHKNIENKETLNSEEPNTVVKSNNLFMKLEENIKSDGFSQKNDMKTFKCSVSNILPENAPKDQNHEKKAKHSDLGNQRLSSNKDPESKPFCSSFNIFWNPVYLLVTFIQSSHAFLMYISWTIMVDFARDKEVEEHLEVHFVMGLLLFDTIGRTFLGTIIDKKYLSVSNFSASCFAVMGLSCLLLIFVSGFSTAIFAICLFGFACGGNTTGLPGIVTEFIPKEQRAMAMASRFLMYAPMSFAMSPLIGYFRGKLGSYDGLLYVMIAVSITCSFLLVFFPRLVNCIRGTVK